A genome region from Nocardia sp. NBC_01730 includes the following:
- a CDS encoding ATP-grasp domain-containing protein has product MVTLVVASRPPIAALFLQRIEGPVHLLIPAETGHLWRAAGVDVPLHPVASWTDYNDLAAVVAKLPVTRVIGTDELTVAAAGFLRSLLGLPGQSWDQAVAFTDKAVMKRRLREGGVPVARWAVAHSFAEAAQVAAEIGWPVVVKPRRGFCALGTTKVTSARQLDEFVAAGKFDGRVPAGDSERMLQASGVYDGLTAARDGFLVERCIDVDAEFSCDIVVWQGEPYLTLTTQYPVTVLEAIDTGNVWEGIALPDDDPAARAVRALTLRAIEVMGLTSGQVHCEIFRTRAGDFVLGEIACRAGGAALPLLSEILFGVNTIRAGVDIAVDREPPRARARTHRFVAVVGVPLASGQVRKVPAQADLENLPGVLRADVRVHEGDVYGGGLGSIGAAAYLFIEANSVDPIAARMREIRAAVEPMFVVDDLERDLSLR; this is encoded by the coding sequence GTGGTTACTCTTGTTGTTGCGTCGAGGCCCCCCATCGCTGCGTTGTTCCTCCAGCGGATCGAGGGCCCGGTGCACCTCTTGATTCCGGCCGAGACCGGACATCTCTGGCGCGCCGCCGGGGTGGATGTGCCATTGCATCCGGTGGCGTCATGGACCGATTACAACGATCTCGCCGCCGTGGTCGCGAAGCTGCCGGTGACACGCGTCATCGGCACCGACGAACTCACTGTCGCCGCAGCGGGTTTCCTGCGTTCACTGCTGGGCTTGCCCGGGCAGAGCTGGGATCAGGCGGTCGCGTTCACGGACAAGGCGGTGATGAAGCGTCGTCTCCGTGAGGGCGGAGTGCCGGTGGCGCGATGGGCGGTGGCGCACAGCTTCGCCGAGGCCGCGCAGGTGGCAGCCGAGATCGGGTGGCCGGTTGTCGTGAAGCCGCGCCGCGGTTTCTGTGCGCTGGGCACCACAAAGGTCACTTCGGCTCGGCAACTGGACGAATTCGTTGCCGCGGGCAAGTTCGACGGTCGGGTTCCGGCCGGAGATTCCGAGCGGATGCTGCAAGCGTCCGGTGTGTACGACGGGCTGACCGCCGCCCGTGACGGGTTCCTGGTCGAACGTTGCATCGACGTCGACGCGGAGTTCAGCTGTGACATCGTGGTGTGGCAGGGAGAGCCGTACCTGACGTTGACCACTCAATACCCCGTCACAGTCCTGGAGGCGATCGATACCGGCAATGTCTGGGAAGGCATCGCGCTACCCGACGACGATCCGGCCGCACGGGCGGTGCGGGCTCTGACCCTGCGTGCGATCGAGGTCATGGGCCTCACCAGCGGACAGGTGCACTGCGAGATCTTCCGCACCCGTGCCGGTGATTTCGTCCTGGGCGAGATCGCCTGTCGAGCAGGCGGCGCCGCGCTTCCGCTGCTTTCGGAGATCCTGTTCGGCGTCAACACGATTCGCGCCGGCGTCGATATCGCGGTCGACCGCGAACCACCACGCGCACGCGCTCGTACCCACCGCTTTGTCGCCGTTGTCGGTGTGCCGCTGGCGTCGGGACAGGTGCGAAAGGTACCAGCACAGGCCGACCTGGAAAATCTACCCGGGGTCCTGCGCGCGGACGTGCGGGTCCACGAGGGTGACGTGTACGGCGGCGGACTGGGCTCCATCGGTGCCGCCGCATACCTGTTCATCGAGGCAAATTCCGTTGATCCGATCGCTGCCAGGATGCGTGAGATCCGCGCTGCGGTGGAACCGATGTTCGTGGTCGACGATCTGGAACGGGACCTTTCACTGCGATGA